Proteins from one Palaemon carinicauda isolate YSFRI2023 chromosome 44, ASM3689809v2, whole genome shotgun sequence genomic window:
- the LOC137634347 gene encoding uncharacterized protein, producing MEAVIDEPMTARAYPVGDVQIHSPNSARNRQGLLQSGRLQLKKRAPKSIRIGNLNVGSMTGRGREVADTMERRKVKILCVQETRWKENKAKEIEAGYKLLYSGCTERGRNGVGIILTGKLKSCVLKVKRLNDRIMRMKLEWDGEILNVISVYAPQTGGPEEEKDDFWRQLDQEMINISNEELLMIGGDLNGHVERNSQGLERIHGGWALGDRNQDGERVTDFAVAFDMAGINDFFEKTAEISYNV from the coding sequence ATGGAAGCTGTTATAGATGAACCGATGACCGCTAGGGCGTACCCTGTAGGTGACGTGCAGATACATAGCCCTAACTCTGCGAGAAATAGGCAAGGGCTACTGCAAAGTGGGCGACTACAGTTAAAGAAGCGAGCCCCAAAATCTATTAGAATTGGCAACTTGAACGTTGGAAGCATGACAGGACGTGGAAGAGAAGTTGCCGATACGATGGAGAGGAGGAAAGTAAAGAttttgtgtgtgcaggagacaagatggaaggaAAATAAAGCCAAAGAGATTGAAGCAGGGTATAAACTTCTTTATAGTGGATGCACAGAGCGAGGAAGGAATGGAGTTGGAATCATACTAACTGGAAAGCTCAAGAGTTGTGTTTTGAAGGTGAAAAGACTAAATGACAGAATAATGCGTATGAAACTAGAATGGGATGGAGAAATACTAAATGTTATCAGTGTGTATGCACCTCAGACAGGTGGTCCAGAAGAGGAAAAAGACGATTTTTGGAGACAGCTGGATCAGGAAATGATTAACATATCAAACGAAGAACTGTTAATGATAGGAGGAGACCTAAATGGTCATGTAGAGAGAAATAGCCAGGGCCTGGAAAGAATACATGGAGGATGGGCTTTGGGAGATCGGAATCAAGATGGTGAAAGGGTTACGGACTTTGCTGTAGCGTTTGATATGGCAGGAATCAACGATTTCTTTGAAAAAACAGCCGAAATATCTTACAACGTATAA